In Engystomops pustulosus unplaced genomic scaffold, aEngPut4.maternal MAT_SCAFFOLD_772, whole genome shotgun sequence, the DNA window AAACCACTGAACTCCAGGATAAGAGGATAATCAAGATTTCTTCTGTAGTGAACAGCCAAAATATTTACACCGATCATCTGTGCATTGTAAGAAAAGATTAATACAACCTCATATAAGaagcagtattaaaaaaaaaactactttcaGGTCTCATATTAGCAATTCAACGTTAACAAAGGGGAAACTTATTGAAGACCTTACTACATCAGTACAAACAGGAAGCCACAATAAAAGGGATATTGCTCTGGAGGATCCAACAGTCCTTTGTTTTCATAGCAGTATGTGTAATACCTCATCTGCCCTGCGGGGTTGCTGCAGGGAACCTGAACATATGCAGCTGGATTTTCGCTTATAGATCACAGCTGATTGCTAGAGATCTcaacattggaggagatttatcagaagggtctGTTCTGGTTGTCTATGacaaccagggccggctccaggtttcagtaggcccctggacaacacagcttcagtgggcccctttgcagtgaactcatgtggtggtaTTACTTTATGTACAGCCCCATTTGTTCCCTCACCAGATgctgccaggctgagattcggTTGTGTGGGCCCCCCTAGCAGCTCTCGGTACTTACCGGGTATGCCTGGTGctgatgacaaccaatcagagctcagctttcattataGCACAGCAGTTTAATACATAaaggctgagctttgattggttgccatgggccccATTAAATTCACACTGTTTTATTAACTCTACCTGGGGGTTGTCTGGGATAGGCTGCTCTCCTCCAGTCACGTAACAAAGTATGAATACAGTCTTTTTGGCTGCTTTTTGGTGAAAAGATGCTacttgacaggttttaccaaacacttttttttaattacagttaTCGTATTATGTTAAGCTGCTGGCACGGAGATCCTAAGGAACGGCCAACGTTTACAGACCTGGTTGAGATTCTGGGTGACCTCCTACAAGAGAATGTATTGCAGGTATGATGGTCATGTTATAGATGGAGCTCTACAAGTATATATTATTCATAAATACAGGgtcgtaactaggagaggaagggccccatagaagacttctgaatggggcccccctaacccctcaaaaattatacatatttatttacacacacattcatacactcttacacacattcaTGCActgatacatacatgtatacactcatacagtactgtcccagtagctgctgaccacatgctgGAAGTttatggcaggaattagagatgatggatcccctagtcctgtcattctgctctccccttcctctccctcaacatttcttatctgggctgctgattcatgctgtgtaaTGTGGATGATGTTCATTGTTATATACATactatgatgtacaatgtgcagaataatatgtataaaatggtGGATATCCTCCTTTATTGGGTGTGTCTGGACAGATGCCAGGgctccctgacactgcgggccccatagcagctgctatgactgccACCGCTGTAATTACGCCCCTGCATATATGCACATCCACAGAACCTCTTGGCATCAAGGCATCTGATTGTAAGGCTATCTAGTATAATGTTTAAATTGAATAGATTCCTACAATTTCTCATATCCAAGTATGTGTCAGTAAAATAATAAAGCGCATCCTTATGATCACGAACTCATATCATGTACAGGAAGGAAAGGACTACATTCCCCTCAATGATTCCCAGAGCTCCGAGGAAATTGACCTGTCCCAGTCACCAATCTGCCCACAGAACAACTCGGATGAGGATGACTGTGACATGAGGCTGCATTGTCACAACTTGGCGGTGAGGTAAGACAATATATAACACAGCAAAAATCTCAGTAATTCTGAAATAAAATACTGGTTCTTGGATCAATTACCTATTACGCTTGCATCAAACCCAAAATCACTGTGTGCCACAGAGAAGCCCAGGAAGTCAAGGCACCCTCTAGCGTTGTGCACCTTAGATATCTACTTCGTGAATCATACAGAAGTCTACTTGGCAACTTTTCTCACTTTTTCTTGATGTCCACGCAGGTATTACAACTGTGTTTCTTTTCCTGGGTGCTTCACTGGAGGCAACCAGATTCGGTGCCCATCAAGACTGAAAACATTCGAAGAATTTCCAATGACAAATGTGGCACACAAAGGTCAACCGGTAAGAGCACCAAATTATTGTCAAGGTTTAGATGTTAGAGGTTCCTGAACTTATTTCTGGAACTTGTTATTCTCTGGATATCCCAATTGGGTAATACAAACACCACCGTTCATGATGAAAATCTGCCCTGTAAGGGCACATGGACAGGGGCTTGGAATTGGGCAAAATGTAGGAGACTGAAGGTTGTATCATATCAGAATCAGACTACACATAGCTTGTATGTAGTCTGTTCCTATAGATACACAAAGATCAACATAAAAACTGCACACAAATAAGATGGATCTTACCTTTAAACCATTTCCCATCTGGCTTTATTTAGCCTACAACTATACATAGCTAATTTACTAGATTGGGCCTAGTAGGTATCAATTCAAGTAAATCTTCGTGTGAGGGATGCGGTCACAAGATTGTTGTGGTTGTTGTCGTCATCAAACTAATGGCCATTtgatattttttgcaggacaatcaGACAGACAGTGGGATGGTACTGGCTTCAGAGGAACTGGAGAGGATAGAAAACAGACACAGGACAGATGGCGTCTACAGGTGATTTATAAAAACTCTTAGTTTTTTGAATGAAACAAACATTTTTCAAGTTGGTTTCCTACACAGTGTAAAGTTAgccatttattaatatttaactAGAAGTAGAAGGATTTTTGGGCAATTTAGTTTTCATATCTGAGTTGAGTCATGAAATTGTATGTTTACAATGAGTTCAGACAGTGTTAGAGTATATGGAGGACACCCTAAATATAAGTGGGAGAAATAATGTTTCAAATTTATTAACATACATACATTTTGGGGTTTTCCCCTTCGTTGTATTGTggacttaaagaggttttctgggAATTCCAGAAAACCACATGGCATTCGGGGGGATTCCTGTGTTGCAGCTTTCATTTACACAGTGACACTCCCAACTGGGCTTTGAGGCCATTTACTGCCGACACTTCTGCCCAGTGCCGGATTAGGGCTTGATCGCCTACCAGAGTTGGTCAACTTGAAGGCCCACTTTACAATCCATAAATTCCCAAGGAGGACATTTCATTGCTAAGGTCTAATAATGTTTTCCCATCAAAAAATTAACCATAAACTCAAGTAATTGTTCTATTCATTTTCAAatttgtttgtctcttgctgaaaTTTTGGGGCCCAGTATAATGTGTTAGAGATTCTCTGGTCGCCCATTCTGACTCTGCTTTTGGTCCAGGAACTTTATACATGCCTATAGGCCCTTGGGACATTGAAATTATAGGACCAAGTGAAAAATTCTGTGAGAGACCCATCAACTGTTGCAGCATACTTGAAGTTAAGAGGAAGGACCTTTCGGGTCTTCAACTGCAACCTTTTCGGCCCCTAGAGTTTCAACATAATCGAAGCACCAAAGATTTCCATTACCATATCTTTGTGTTTTATCTTTGTCTTTATCTGTTTCCTTCACAGCAGTAGTTCTCGTAGAAATAAGGAAACGATTACTCCAAGCTGCTCATCCCTTCAGAACAGGAGTCAGTCATCATACCCGTCCTATACCGGAGGGCAGACATTTTACAACAGTGAATACGGAGAGTTGTCAGAACAATCAGAGGGGGATAGCTTTACACCCCCTGGAGGCTCTGGCAGTCCTGACCTCGTCCATGCTTCTTTCTTCTCTGATGAAAACTGAGGAGGACCTTACGACTGGAAAACGGCCCTAAGCCACCATAGAGGCCTAAGCTTTGTCTCATCATATTTATAACTTATAATATCTGCCTTATAAGCCTAAGGGAAGGAATAAGGCCCCCCATTGGCCTCTGAGTAACTGATACTCGGGACTATTCTTCTTCTACAGAACAGAGACTGGAGAGTTCAATCTAAGAAATAGCAATATGGACAATGAGAGAGACATTCCCAGTGCTCAGAATTCAGACATGGACACAGTATTACAGACGTCATATGAATTCCATGAAAACAATGCATCCACATTGTCTATATTCAGTATTTATGTATCCTATGTGCAAAATGTAAACTGATCAATGGTTTTGTCACTAAATAATAATAGAATCCTGTCGTATATCGTACATTGAGCTGTAAACGCTGTATTTTTGTATTGTCTACAATGCACCCCTTTAGTATGAGAATGGTAGATCCCCTCTGATATTTTACCAAGTTGTACAATTTCCATGGGAAGGATGAGTGAACCAGATGcgccccctctccctccctgctgCGTGATGAGGTTATCCTATGTCAGACCTTTTTTGTCATAACCTGGGAACTCCATTGCCATTCCATTCATACCACAGCCACAGCGACTCCATTCATATTGTCATCGACATACCTTGTGGTCGGACACTACAAATCAGAAATTTATCTCTGATcctataaacttaaaggggtagtaCCAAGTTAGGAATGATCATGAAATTCAACTCCGAGgaaccccaccaatcacaagaatgggaccaccAGCAACCTGGAGAATGGTAGTCGTATTCTTGCTAATGGGTAGGGCAGCTATAGTATGGATGTGTCGGTAATGGCCAAGCACAGCACTGGGCTGGGCGATCTCCGGCACTCACATTGAATGGAAGCGCTGGAGATAACATTGCTCAACAATTCCGACTGTTCCCATAGTATTGGGTGGAGTGACAATGCACATGCTCACCTTGCCGCTCCactcattagtgagaatgggattgCTGGTGGTCCCATTCTTTGAATCGATGGAGTTCACAACAGTTGGACCCCTATTGATCAtcttgttatcctctatcctgtggatagggaataactgtctaacttggtacaaccctttaAATTTGGAAACTTGTTCCAACCTGTTGACCATGTGTTCGTCCGGACCTGATCTTTGGCGTTGCGCATGGTCAAGTGGAAAGGGGAGTGAGGACTACTCACCCCTCCTGTATCCATTGAAAGGCAAGCTGCCGAGCGGCTTGGTCACAGTGCAGGGAAACACCAtgtgctcaccacaccgtgatcggggtccatagacttctattgtgttCTATTTGTGTGGCCAAATCATGGTCACAATTacggcccatagcaaccaaagcACAGCTATAATAAATTACCCtgcgctaaaaaaaaaaaatatcgaaAGCTTGGATTGGCTGCCATGGACAATAAAGTCAGTCTTACTATTAGACAGTTTTAATAAATAAGCCCAAATTTCAATGTTTTTGCAAgttaaaagacattggggcagatttacttacccggcccaatcgcgatccagccgtgcgttctctgcggtggattcgggtcttccggcgattcactaaggtagttcctccgacgtccaccaggtggcgctgctgcgctgaagttcggtGGTGGATAGAAGAATCTACGAATCCCTGGGAATTTTAGCTTAAAATAAAGTCTGTTCTATAGAGATTAGAGGGGAGGGGCGTATACAATATTCATGATCTGGTTTATTTTATTCCATTCCTCCCAGCATACAATGTGAACAATTGAAATTCCACGGTGACACCCATAGGCTTGGACACAAATAGTGTTTGGCTATTCATCTTTTTTCTATCATTTCACACaagtcctgtacattataatttTTATACTGGTTAATTTTCATCCTTTCTGTCACCACAATCATCACAGACAATGATTTTAATTGTAAAAGTTCAGATTTATCAACAAAAATGTGTGATACATGACAATGCGATGTTTATAGGGAATTCCGTTCTATTAGCCACAagccaaaaatatattttaaaaaaatatagctagactgttaaaggaaatctaccaccaggatgaagttatGTAAACTAAGCATACTAACATATTGGTGTGTGTCCTAGAGGCAATTTGCTCCCTGTTTACATTTAAGCTTCTTTTTcccttgttttttaaaaaaaaaagtattttaaaaatatgcaaatgagcccgaggggctccaggctctgttAACATCTACAGAGGCTGCagtccctcaggcttatttgcataattttaaaggcctatttttgtaaaaaccaggaaacaaagaagctaaaagaggcaaagatcctgccagagggggcacagtatatcagtgtgcttagtttacaatctatcatcctggtggtagatgtcctttaagtcctgTGAATCCATACATAAGCTATAgagggcaggctatattctgCTAATGAGATGTAGTCAGTCAGAGACAAATTGAAGGGGTTGTGCAAAAATCAGTGGGAATGCAGAGAATGTGATATAAaataaacactatggggcagatttacttacccggcccattcgcgatccagcggcgcgttctctgctctggattcgggtccggccaggattcatgaag includes these proteins:
- the LOC140112428 gene encoding vascular endothelial growth factor receptor 3-like isoform X2, producing MLSCWHGDPKERPTFTDLVEILGDLLQENVLQEGKDYIPLNDSQSSEEIDLSQSPICPQNNSDEDDCDMRLHCHNLAVRYYNCVSFPGCFTGGNQIRCPSRLKTFEEFPMTNVAHKGQPDNQTDSGMVLASEELERIENRHRTDGVYSSSRRNKETITPSCSSLQNRSQSSYPSYTGGQTFYNSEYGELSEQSEGDSFTPPGGSGSPDLVHASFFSDEN
- the LOC140112428 gene encoding vascular endothelial growth factor receptor 3-like isoform X1, coding for MLSCWHGDPKERPTFTDLVEILGDLLQENVLQEGKDYIPLNDSQSSEEIDLSQSPICPQNNSDEDDCDMRLHCHNLAVRYYNCVSFPGCFTGGNQIRCPSRLKTFEEFPMTNVAHKGQPDNQTDSGMVLASEELERIENRHRTDGVYSSSSRRNKETITPSCSSLQNRSQSSYPSYTGGQTFYNSEYGELSEQSEGDSFTPPGGSGSPDLVHASFFSDEN